Below is a genomic region from Palaemon carinicauda isolate YSFRI2023 chromosome 31, ASM3689809v2, whole genome shotgun sequence.
TTGTTGGTGGGGTTTCAGAGATGCCTATTATTGgtgttcaattttttttcttggtaatgACTTTGTAGATGAGAATGTTTATGTCCGACCGAAGATAGTTAATGAGCCAGGTCTTGATCAGGAGTTGGAGGTTCTCAGACCTGATTTGTCTACTCTTGTTTTCTTTAAGTGCTGCGACTCATGAGAAGACAAGTTCTTCCTGCAAGTCTAAAAATGACATGTTGATTCGTGGTAACGTTCACTATAGTATCTTCTACAGACTTCATTCGTTGGTTTGTAGTGCTGCATCCACTATCGATTGTCGTAGCGACTCATCTCGTGAAGATAGGTTAGATTATGATACTTGGTCAGCTGTTGATTGTTCTTCCAACATGTCTGATTATGATGTGTTAGTTCATGATTGTTCTGCTGTCAAATTTTCTACCAAACTGTCTTGAGAAGAGACTTTGGTTCGTAATGTACAATCTTCACTGTTATACTTACTCGTCTCGTGAAGAAAAGTTATTGTGGCGATTCTCTTTTGGAGAATTCTAATAACCTGCCTTGTGAAGGTACTTTTGTTTGTGATGTTCATTTTCCAATGATAATGTTAACTTGTCCGAGACATTTTTGTTTGACCAGTTTAATAATGATATTGTCTCATTCGACACAGGTGTTAAAAATAACCGATTTTGTTATTCAATGAATATTGCAATCCTGAGTGATTCAAAGTCGATTGTAGTTGAGAAATCTGACCATGTTGTTCAGGGTATCATCCCTGCAAATCGAAACTATGTTCTCAGTCTCACTCACGAACAACCTATGATTGCTAATTTTAATTTTGTGGAATTTTGGGTTATGATTTCATAAATCTTTATTTCCATGATATTTTGGCAGGACGTGATTCAGTTTTATGCTTGTCCTGTGTGTCAAGCTAAGAAAAtctgtattttaagtatttttgtcATGCCCTCGGAATGATTTTAAACAGCCTGAAAAGAGGCAgactttttttcttataaattttgtaCCTTTTAACAAGATTCCTTCGTTTTCTGTAATGGTTTTGTGGATATCTGTCATTATCAGTTCTTAAACTCTGAAATTTTATTTGTagtttgtaataaaaaatttattctattttctttgaatttaatCGAAATCTTTGTATTTCTAATCTCATGTGATAAGCTTTTGtttatatttgtgaaaacttgGTTAATGACCCAACTTTTCGCTAGGCAGGGGGATGTTATATTTACGTTAAGTTTATGTATTACAAAAATTGTGAAGGaggcttattttttcatgtatgtttatttaaagtaaatatatatatgttgaatgtaATTTATGACTGAAATATCATTGTGTTCTTGGACTTTAGTTCTCAATACTGCTTCAGCGCCAGCCCTCTGGAGGGCCCGAGTTATAAAAGATGATTCTAGTGTGGTTCAGTGACGTGGAGTCATATTGCTAGTCCTGGTCGCTTCTAGTGAAAAAGGAACATCCGGAAGTATTGGTTGTTCTTGTATAAAGGACTGGTATCGAGTGACACAATGAAACCTGACTAAACACTAATTTGGAGAGATTTCAGCGCCTACATCCACTTTGACCTGGAACTTGCTACTGGACttgcaatgatatttcttttagatGATATTCAAGAAGATTAATCAGTTCAACATAAAGCTGTGTTCTAACGTACTTTTTATTCTAGCATACTTTTACATCTGAAATTAAGCAGCGTCATCTGTCCCAGACTGTAAAGTAGTTTTTTTAAGTTGACTCTTGTCGTACATTGTAGGaagttatttatagtattagttAGTTTTGGCGTGCTTTGGGCAATTGGTGAATCCTATATAATACTGTAATTAATTGTTATATCTTAAATATAGTAAAATATAGTAATATTTTATGTATGCtggctatattttttatttacctgTAATGTTTGGTTATTGTTTGATAAACTTTGAGTAGCTTTGCATAATCTACATTGTGTACGATAGTTGAACGAAACACTTCCTGTATCTATATTACACTTTTGTTATACTGTTTGAGATTTTTTATCTATTACTATTAGTAATTTACTAAAAGATATTACCAAATGAAGCTTTAGTTAAACATTAAGAAGGGCTATTTGTAACCTTTCATTATTTTTGCATTACCTTGTACATTATTTTCTCAGCTATATAATTTTTTCAAGACCTAAAAATTCCGAAATTAAAACTGCGAAAATAAAacttattatattactttattcaagcataaaagctaaatatataaaaaatgtaccAAAGATCAAAAGAATTTTAACCATATATACCTTATAGGCTGACTTAAATTTAATCTATGGCTGTATTCCTTGAAAGCTTCTACTAAATTGGAGGCTAGCTTCAAGAGTATTAAAAACAGGAGTAATATTGCCAAAAAACTGTCAACTAAAGAAATAGATGAAAATGTATTCAAACTAAAAACAttctttacttttattagttaaaaTAGTTTTTAATTGCACATCAAATATCCACCACATAAAACCACCAAAACATTGCTTTGCAAGTAATAGGGCATTATACAAAACTTACTGGCGAGAGTAAACAATATTTGCCAATTGTAGTATAGTATAACATCAAGTGCCAGCCACTTATATTCACATCTGAACACTATATTTCCCTCAAAACACTGGGTTTACATATGGGACTTAAAACTCTGGGATTTTTTTTATGTACAACTTTACCAGAGCCATTTAGAAAATTATGATATCAGAATTTTATTTAATCCCTTCTCCGTCGAAGCTTTCGTTGAAAGAATCTGGAACAAATGTCACCTTGTCGCAGAGCCTCCTCTTGAGCTTGGCGTCTAGTTTGAAGAATATCTCCAATTCATGTTTCACTGGCATTTTCATGGCATTGCAACGCCTTATTCTACTAGCACATTTGTTGACGATTGTCTGGTTTTTCTTATCTTTCATGACGTACCATGGGCCACCCGGTTGCATAAATTTGTAAGGCACCCAATTTGGGTTAACGTCCTTGTCACTTGATCTGCAGATCACAAATCTACTTGTGCATCTGTCTCTGCTTTGATAAATTTCTACAGCATAAGCAGTGTAGTGTTCAGTGAGCAAGAAGTACAGCAAGAGACTATCAAAGTCAAGTTCAGCACTGACATGGCTATCCCTATCAATGTCATTCCTATCCTGTAGGCTTTTACTAGCCTTAAACCACATTCCATCCATCATGGAGAGGCTAGTATCTCTTCCTTCGTCCACTGGTTTCATAAAGTCTTCAATTTTTACTTTACCACAGCCGTTTCTTTTAACCAAGTGAGACAACACACTTGCTTCATAGTAATCATCTTCACAACAAATGAGGCTGTACCAGCTATCAGGAATCCACATTGTGACACCTTCCGAAAAGTTCTCTACCAACCGTTTATCTCCATTTAAGGCGACTGGATGCTGCTTCTGTGtacaaagtataaatatataactgTTAAGATTAACAAAGTCACAACCTTATAAAAgagaataatcaatttaaaaaaaattccgTGCTTGTATTTAGAGTTCAACCTTATATTTGGTACAAATTTTAGACATTTACAGAGTTAAAAAATTCCACAAAATTACAAACTTTGCTGGCATTAAAACATTTTTTGGTGGAATTGTAATATCAGAAACGAAAAGATTTTAACTAAAGTTCCAAAGTTTTTACACTTCGATTTTATACATACACTCACCTTCAGGCCATTTTCTTGCAATGCTCTACAAGATATAATCTGGGTCAAAGGTCCTTTGCGCTGTGAAAATAAAAAAGTTAGCATTTTATTTTAAAACTTCAAAAATGTTGCACAAAATCCAGTTtagaaaaagttaaaagaaattaaTCTAGTTTAAGAATAAAGGTATAAGGCAATGTTAAAGAACTTAATCTAGATTTGGAATAAAGGTATAAGGCAATGTTAAAGAACTTAATCTAGATTTGGAATAAAGGTATAAGGTAAGGATTAAGACTTCTAATGAAACTTATGACAATAGGCATTTCTGCACATACTGTGACAACTGCAATTATGAAATTATTGAAggttatttattgaatttattttgtcaCCACCACTAAAAAAGTTGAATGCATTAGTAATGCTGAAACCAGTACCATTGTCTCTTTAAAACTGTTCAAAGCTGTAACACCTCATGGAGATGTTAAACGTGGTATTCAAATTCTGATTAAAATAGTTTAGACATTACACCTCAGAACTATTAGCACTTTTGAACTGTTGAGTAGAATCTTCATCCTTGTTTACAACAATCTAATACTTTACCTACTATTAGTTCAGAATTAAGTTTAGATTAGCGTAATTTTAATTTTAGAGACCTCGTGACCCTTGCCCACCTTGGTATCCAACAACACAGATAAAGCCTCATTCATTGCTTTATTTTCATCTCTTGATAAAAGCCTTAAAGCTTCTTCAATTGGAGTCCGTCCTAACTTATTCGTTCGGCATTTTATTCCTTCGGGGTCTCCTGGAAGAAGGGTTTCATTACTGAATGTGTAAACATTCGCCAAGTTACCACAGGTCAAATTTCCTCATTACAGAAAAAATACCAAAATTATACCTTCAATCATCAATGTGAAAAGAACTAAGGTAATGAGACAGGACTCTTAATAATGTAACCTACCTTCTGGTATATTTCCTATGTAGTATCCAGACAGGTTTTTATTATCAAGTAACTTATATTTACCACTATGGTCTGTAAATTCCTCCTCTTTGCGCTTGGGTCCCTTTTCAGCAGCTCTTTTACTACAACAGACTTCATTTGCAGCTTCAGAATTCTTAAACTTATTTTCTGCATCTGTTTCAATATAGTTTCCAGAAATATCTTCATCACTGCTGCCATTTCTCGAACATACACCATTTGAACTGCCATTTATAGAAAGTCCTTTAGTTCTATTTCCATTTCTGAAACTTTCTCCAGTGGTATTACGCTGTCTAGTAAATCTTCCATTGGGATTGCCTATTCTAGTCAACTTTTCAGTTGCACAGGCATTTCTAGCAAATAATGTCTTATCGCTATTCTTGGAAACCTCTTCAGTTTCGCTACCTGTATCAGTTTCCTGGAACAGTTTTTGATTTTACTTAAAATTCTATAAAATACTAATGGTTATTTAGTCTTAATAATGGTTATAGATTTCTAAATATTTCCTAAAGATAGTTTGGATTCGACTACAATATTACaggacagtttaaaaaaaaaaatagaggaaagatGCCCAAGTTCTTACTTATTAACAAAATTACTAGAATCCAAAATACCATTAAATCAGTTTCATCTCATTTTAAATGGTTAAATTGAACTATTTTCAAAGCGAAGTCTATCACACCTTCCCCCTTAGCCATCCACAAACTACTAGCTCTCGAGTGTATATGAAACTAACCTCAGAGTTTAGTATCTCATGAAATCCCAATACTACTTTCCGAAACTCCTGTTCCAGTTCCATTGCTTGCTCGTTTAACATAGTTGTCGCATCGATCTCATTTCCTACGAAGGCACAGTGTACTGCTCTTTCTACAGTATATTCCTATAAAAAAATTTTATAAGTTTAAGTCTGTGGTAACTTACAACCCTACGAAATATTTGATTTGGTTCTAGGTACATATCAGAAAAAACTCTactataattaccattattattagctaagctgcaaccctagttggaaaaccaggatgctctaAGCTCCAGGGATCCAGCAGGGAATAGCCCCAAGGAAaaaaacccaatgaggaaaggaaacaaagaaataaactacaagaaaagcaatgaacaaataaaataaagatcagtaacaacattaaaagaatttTCATATAGTGTATAaagtaaacattaaaaaaacagGAGGGGAAATAAGAATAGAGTgcctgaatgtaccttcaagcaagagaaggtACTGTATGCACCTGGGTTATAGCAGTAGTTAATACCAGTGGGAAAGTGAGCTCCATAATGAATGTGAAAACTGAAAAACTTCTATAGCAGTAGTTAATACCAGTGGGAAAGTGAGCTCCATAATGAATGTGAAAAGTAAAAAACTTATATAGCAGTAGTTAATACCAGTGGGAAAGTGAGCTCCATAATGAATGTGAAAACTGAAAAACTTCTATAGTAGTAGTTAATACCAGTGGGAAAGTAGCTCCATAATGAATGTGAAAACTGAAACTTTTATAGCAGTAGTTAATACCAGTGAGAAAGTGAGCTCCATAATGAATGTGAAAAGTAAAAAACTTATATAGCAGTAGTTAATACCAGTGGGAAAGTGAGCTCCATAATGAATGTGAAAACTGAAAAACTTATAAAAGCTTATTAATAGCCTGTTCTTGACCCTTATCAATAAGACTAAGATTTGTAACAAAGTTCTGCTGAATAACTTACCATTTCATTCAGTTTTTCTTGAATGTCTTTTTGAGAAGCCTTCATTAACGTCCCTGGAACACCAACTGCATAGCGTCTTGCATTTTCAATAACTTCCCTGATATTGCTTTCCTAATAACAGATCATTAaagcagtgatgaaaggaaaatgtTTATCTGCAAATTCAAACTTGGTCACATTTAACATTTTGCCTAGAAATTTTAACCAAACAAGTATTCTGCATAATCTTA
It encodes:
- the LOC137624535 gene encoding uncharacterized protein isoform X3, translating into MKNRRKKIRCIVKIVKTREKCQLSISYITLGKMLKGLSIATDSFVKDAFEGSKMQKQITKPLKLPKLPQFLEPQENDLEEFKKIWISKSSEGQEEVEEEDGTQVVDGPFKEKLQELLGIQESNIREVIENARRYAVGVPGTLMKASQKDIQEKLNEMEYTVERAVHCAFVGNEIDATTMLNEQAMELEQEFRKVVLGFHEILNSEETDTGSETEEVSKNSDKTLFARNACATEKLTRIGNPNGRFTRQRNTTGESFRNGNRTKGLSINGSSNGVCSRNGSSDEDISGNYIETDAENKFKNSEAANEVCCSKRAAEKGPKRKEEEFTDHSGKYKLLDNKNLSGYYIGNIPEGDPEGIKCRTNKLGRTPIEEALRLLSRDENKAMNEALSVLLDTKRKGPLTQIISCRALQENGLKKQHPVALNGDKRLVENFSEGVTMWIPDSWYSLICCEDDYYEASVLSHLVKRNGCGKVKIEDFMKPVDEGRDTSLSMMDGMWFKASKSLQDRNDIDRDSHVSAELDFDSLLLYFLLTEHYTAYAVEIYQSRDRCTSRFVICRSSDKDVNPNWVPYKFMQPGGPWYVMKDKKNQTIVNKCASRIRRCNAMKMPVKHELEIFFKLDAKLKRRLCDKVTFVPDSFNESFDGEGIK
- the LOC137624535 gene encoding uncharacterized protein isoform X2, whose product is MKNRRKKIRCIVKIVKTREKCQLSISYITLGKMLKGLSIATDSFVKDAFEGSKMQKQITKPLKLPKLPQFLEPQENDLEEFKKIWISKSSEGQEEVEEEVEDGTQVVDGPFKEKLQELLGIQESNIREVIENARRYAVGVPGTLMKASQKDIQEKLNEMEYTVERAVHCAFVGNEIDATTMLNEQAMELEQEFRKVVLGFHEILNSEETDTGSETEEVSKNSDKTLFARNACATEKLTRIGNPNGRFTRQRNTTGESFRNGNRTKGLSINGSSNGVCSRNGSSDEDISGNYIETDAENKFKNSEAANEVCCSKRAAEKGPKRKEEEFTDHSGKYKLLDNKNLSGYYIGNIPEGDPEGIKCRTNKLGRTPIEEALRLLSRDENKAMNEALSVLLDTKRKGPLTQIISCRALQENGLKQHPVALNGDKRLVENFSEGVTMWIPDSWYSLICCEDDYYEASVLSHLVKRNGCGKVKIEDFMKPVDEGRDTSLSMMDGMWFKASKSLQDRNDIDRDSHVSAELDFDSLLLYFLLTEHYTAYAVEIYQSRDRCTSRFVICRSSDKDVNPNWVPYKFMQPGGPWYVMKDKKNQTIVNKCASRIRRCNAMKMPVKHELEIFFKLDAKLKRRLCDKVTFVPDSFNESFDGEGIK
- the LOC137624535 gene encoding uncharacterized protein isoform X1, whose translation is MKNRRKKIRCIVKIVKTREKCQLSISYITLGKMLKGLSIATDSFVKDAFEGSKMQKQITKPLKLPKLPQFLEPQENDLEEFKKIWISKSSEGQEEVEEEVEDGTQVVDGPFKEKLQELLGIQESNIREVIENARRYAVGVPGTLMKASQKDIQEKLNEMEYTVERAVHCAFVGNEIDATTMLNEQAMELEQEFRKVVLGFHEILNSEETDTGSETEEVSKNSDKTLFARNACATEKLTRIGNPNGRFTRQRNTTGESFRNGNRTKGLSINGSSNGVCSRNGSSDEDISGNYIETDAENKFKNSEAANEVCCSKRAAEKGPKRKEEEFTDHSGKYKLLDNKNLSGYYIGNIPEGDPEGIKCRTNKLGRTPIEEALRLLSRDENKAMNEALSVLLDTKRKGPLTQIISCRALQENGLKKQHPVALNGDKRLVENFSEGVTMWIPDSWYSLICCEDDYYEASVLSHLVKRNGCGKVKIEDFMKPVDEGRDTSLSMMDGMWFKASKSLQDRNDIDRDSHVSAELDFDSLLLYFLLTEHYTAYAVEIYQSRDRCTSRFVICRSSDKDVNPNWVPYKFMQPGGPWYVMKDKKNQTIVNKCASRIRRCNAMKMPVKHELEIFFKLDAKLKRRLCDKVTFVPDSFNESFDGEGIK
- the LOC137624535 gene encoding uncharacterized protein isoform X5; its protein translation is MLKGLSIATDSFVKDAFEGSKMQKQITKPLKLPKLPQFLEPQENDLEEFKKIWISKSSEGQEEVEEEVEDGTQVVDGPFKEKLQELLGIQESNIREVIENARRYAVGVPGTLMKASQKDIQEKLNEMEYTVERAVHCAFVGNEIDATTMLNEQAMELEQEFRKVVLGFHEILNSEETDTGSETEEVSKNSDKTLFARNACATEKLTRIGNPNGRFTRQRNTTGESFRNGNRTKGLSINGSSNGVCSRNGSSDEDISGNYIETDAENKFKNSEAANEVCCSKRAAEKGPKRKEEEFTDHSGKYKLLDNKNLSGYYIGNIPEGDPEGIKCRTNKLGRTPIEEALRLLSRDENKAMNEALSVLLDTKRKGPLTQIISCRALQENGLKKQHPVALNGDKRLVENFSEGVTMWIPDSWYSLICCEDDYYEASVLSHLVKRNGCGKVKIEDFMKPVDEGRDTSLSMMDGMWFKASKSLQDRNDIDRDSHVSAELDFDSLLLYFLLTEHYTAYAVEIYQSRDRCTSRFVICRSSDKDVNPNWVPYKFMQPGGPWYVMKDKKNQTIVNKCASRIRRCNAMKMPVKHELEIFFKLDAKLKRRLCDKVTFVPDSFNESFDGEGIK
- the LOC137624535 gene encoding uncharacterized protein isoform X4; translated protein: MKNRRKKIRCIVKIVKTREKCQLSISYITLGKMLKGLSIATDSFVKDAFEGSKMQKQITKPLKLPKLPQFLEPQENDLEEFKKIWISKSSEGQEEVEEEVEDGTQVVDGPFKEKLQELLGIQESNIREVIENARRYAVGVPGTLMKASQKDIQEKLNEMEYTVERAVHCAFVGNEIDATTMLNEQAMELEQEFRKVVLGFHEILNSEETDTGSETEEVSKNSDKTLFARNACATEKLTRIGNPNGRFTRQRNTTGESFRNGNRTKGLSINGSSNGVCSRNGSSDEDISGNYIETDAENKFKNSEAANEVCCSKRAAEKGPKRKEEEFTDHSGDPEGIKCRTNKLGRTPIEEALRLLSRDENKAMNEALSVLLDTKRKGPLTQIISCRALQENGLKKQHPVALNGDKRLVENFSEGVTMWIPDSWYSLICCEDDYYEASVLSHLVKRNGCGKVKIEDFMKPVDEGRDTSLSMMDGMWFKASKSLQDRNDIDRDSHVSAELDFDSLLLYFLLTEHYTAYAVEIYQSRDRCTSRFVICRSSDKDVNPNWVPYKFMQPGGPWYVMKDKKNQTIVNKCASRIRRCNAMKMPVKHELEIFFKLDAKLKRRLCDKVTFVPDSFNESFDGEGIK